The following are from one region of the Gemmatimonadota bacterium genome:
- the fumC gene encoding class II fumarate hydratase: MRTETDTMGSVEVPEDCYYGAQTARSLMNFPIGNDRFPREMIRALGIVKQAAAQANREIGTLPPEKADLVEAAAAEVAEGKLDDHFPLVVWQTGSGTQSNMNANEVIANRAIEMAGGERGSKDPIHPNDDVNRAQSSNDVFPTAMHVAAGTTVRETLIPAVEELRETLDAKAKEFAGITKIGRTHLMDATPLTLGQEFSGYAHQLDRGVSRLSAVLPGLYELALGGTAVGTGLNTHPDFARTVAAKVAGLTGLPFVTAPNKFEALAAHDALVQASGAMKTVACSLMKIANDVRWLASGPRCGIGEIGLPANEPGSSIMPGKVNPTQCEAMTMVCAQVIGNDTAVAVGGASGNFELNVFKPLIIHNVLGSARLLADACHSFRKRCAAGIVPNEPRIAEHLTHSLMLVTALNPHVGYDNAARIAKTAHAEGITLREAAVQLSILTAEQFDELVRPEEMTAPRR; this comes from the coding sequence ATGAGAACTGAAACCGACACCATGGGCAGCGTGGAAGTGCCCGAAGACTGCTACTACGGGGCACAGACCGCCCGGTCGCTGATGAACTTCCCCATCGGGAATGATCGGTTTCCCCGGGAGATGATTCGGGCGCTGGGAATCGTGAAGCAGGCGGCGGCGCAGGCCAACCGGGAGATCGGCACTCTCCCGCCGGAGAAGGCGGACCTCGTGGAAGCGGCGGCCGCCGAGGTCGCCGAGGGGAAACTGGACGACCATTTCCCGCTGGTGGTCTGGCAGACGGGCAGCGGCACGCAGTCGAACATGAACGCCAATGAGGTGATCGCCAACCGCGCCATTGAGATGGCGGGCGGAGAGCGCGGAAGCAAGGATCCCATCCACCCCAACGACGATGTGAACCGTGCGCAGTCCTCCAACGATGTCTTCCCCACCGCCATGCATGTGGCCGCCGGAACGACCGTTCGGGAGACGCTGATTCCGGCCGTGGAGGAACTTCGCGAGACGCTGGACGCGAAGGCGAAGGAGTTCGCGGGCATCACGAAGATCGGCCGAACGCATCTGATGGACGCCACGCCGCTGACGCTCGGGCAGGAGTTCTCCGGCTACGCGCACCAGCTCGATCGCGGAGTCTCGCGACTTTCGGCGGTGCTGCCCGGGTTGTACGAACTGGCGCTGGGCGGGACGGCGGTCGGTACGGGACTGAACACGCACCCGGACTTTGCACGGACGGTGGCGGCGAAGGTGGCGGGTCTGACGGGGCTTCCATTCGTGACCGCACCCAACAAGTTCGAGGCGCTGGCCGCCCACGACGCGCTGGTTCAGGCCTCCGGTGCCATGAAGACGGTCGCGTGTTCGCTCATGAAAATCGCGAACGATGTCCGATGGCTCGCCTCCGGACCACGGTGCGGCATCGGGGAAATCGGGCTGCCCGCAAACGAACCCGGCAGCTCCATCATGCCCGGCAAGGTCAACCCCACTCAGTGCGAGGCCATGACGATGGTGTGCGCGCAGGTCATCGGGAATGACACGGCGGTCGCGGTCGGGGGAGCTTCGGGGAACTTCGAGCTGAATGTCTTCAAACCGCTCATCATCCACAATGTACTGGGGTCGGCGCGGCTTCTGGCCGACGCGTGCCACTCGTTCCGCAAGCGGTGCGCGGCGGGGATTGTCCCGAACGAACCCCGAATCGCCGAACACCTGACCCACTCGCTCATGCTGGTCACCGCGCTCAATCCCCATGTGGGGTACGACAATGCGGCACGAATCGCCAAGACGGCTCATGCCGAGGGGATCACGCTGCGGGAAGCGGCGGTTCAGCTCTCGATCCTGACTGCCGAGCAGTTCGACGAACTCGTGCGACCGGAGGAAATGACCGCCCCGAGACGGTGA
- a CDS encoding sodium/proline symporter: MTGSGWLLAGVGFYLAAILTVGIVTWRKMRSFDDFVLGGRKLSPFTAALSERASGESAWFLLGLPGAAYAAGFSEFWTVIGSAFGVFFSWTLLARLLNAQSRRFGALTLPDYLEARFGDTTRVLRVVSMVIILFFYTAYVGAQFVGAGKILNATFGIDASTGMILGALVVVLYTFMGGFLAVVWTDVFQGLLMMLVVVILPVMGIFELGGLTGFVDAVGAKGPEFLTMSGGQTGRALLFGVMIGSLSWGFGYLGQPHLLTRYMAIRHEDEVRQGHTVAMSWVLLSYWGAVFVGLVAIGILPDVADTEQVMPLLAMRLLPAWFAGLAIAGGIAAMMSTADSQLLVATSALVEDIYARILRPGASQRVLLLLSRGATVVIALVALLLAFRNQDLIFDWVAYAWTGLGSSFGPPLILALRWRGTTRQGVLAGMIGGMVSTVAWRNVELLQATLDLKIATFLISMALVVLVSFATGRGKRGGGIVDPVAEVVE; the protein is encoded by the coding sequence ATGACCGGATCGGGCTGGCTCCTGGCCGGGGTCGGGTTCTATCTCGCGGCCATTCTCACCGTCGGGATCGTGACCTGGCGGAAGATGCGCTCCTTCGACGACTTCGTGCTGGGCGGCCGGAAGCTCTCCCCGTTCACCGCTGCCCTCTCCGAACGGGCCTCCGGCGAGAGCGCATGGTTCCTTCTCGGGCTGCCCGGTGCCGCCTATGCCGCCGGGTTCAGCGAGTTCTGGACCGTCATCGGAAGCGCATTCGGGGTCTTCTTCTCATGGACGCTTCTGGCGCGGCTCCTGAACGCCCAATCCCGCCGCTTCGGTGCGCTGACGCTCCCGGATTATCTGGAGGCGCGCTTCGGAGACACGACGCGCGTGCTGCGAGTCGTGTCGATGGTCATCATCCTCTTCTTCTATACCGCCTATGTGGGGGCTCAGTTCGTGGGCGCGGGGAAGATCCTCAACGCGACCTTCGGGATCGACGCATCCACCGGGATGATCCTGGGTGCGCTGGTCGTCGTGCTCTACACCTTCATGGGCGGGTTTCTGGCGGTCGTGTGGACCGATGTGTTCCAGGGGCTGCTCATGATGCTGGTCGTGGTGATTCTGCCGGTCATGGGGATCTTCGAACTCGGCGGGCTCACGGGCTTTGTGGACGCCGTCGGCGCGAAGGGGCCGGAGTTCCTCACCATGTCCGGCGGGCAGACGGGGCGGGCGCTGCTGTTCGGCGTCATGATCGGCAGCCTGTCGTGGGGGTTCGGCTACCTCGGGCAGCCGCATCTCCTGACGCGCTACATGGCCATCCGCCACGAAGACGAGGTGCGGCAGGGACACACGGTCGCCATGAGCTGGGTGCTGCTCTCCTACTGGGGGGCGGTGTTCGTCGGGCTCGTCGCGATCGGGATTCTCCCGGATGTGGCCGACACGGAGCAGGTCATGCCGCTTCTCGCCATGCGACTTCTCCCGGCGTGGTTTGCCGGGCTTGCCATTGCGGGGGGGATCGCCGCCATGATGTCGACGGCGGACTCCCAGCTTCTCGTCGCCACTTCCGCTCTCGTGGAAGACATCTACGCGCGCATCCTCCGCCCGGGAGCGTCGCAGCGCGTGCTCCTGCTGCTGTCGCGCGGAGCCACGGTCGTGATCGCGCTGGTGGCGCTTCTTCTGGCATTCCGCAATCAGGATCTCATCTTCGACTGGGTGGCCTACGCATGGACCGGGCTGGGTTCCTCCTTCGGCCCGCCGCTCATTCTGGCGCTTCGCTGGCGTGGCACGACCCGACAAGGCGTGCTGGCGGGAATGATCGGGGGCATGGTCTCGACGGTCGCGTGGCGGAATGTCGAGCTGCTGCAGGCAACGCTGGACCTGAAGATCGCGACCTTCCTGATCTCCATGGCGCTGGTGGTTCTCGTGAGTTTCGCCACCGGGAGAGGGAAGCGCGGTGGCGGCATCGTGGATCCGGTCGCCGAGGTGGTGGAATGA
- a CDS encoding 7-cyano-7-deazaguanine synthase produces MSRSPRALALVSGGLDSTLAMALVKEQGVEIEALNFSTGFCFTDHHRAMDSPDHSLRNEALRAGADLGIPVTLIDISREYFDEVLLHPKHGYGANMNPCLDCRSYMLAKAADYMKKTGADFVFTGEVLGQRPKSQYRQALMIAAKESGLGDRLVRPLSAKLLPPTLPEAEGWLDREKLLGISGRSRKVQMAEVQRLGLNPEDIPQPAGGCCFLTDEAYSRKLRDWLDHQESPGADAEAFVLLKVGRHLRLPDEVKVVIGRDESENAFLANHRRGRWEFFALDAPGATVLAEAPRDLRWEEIERVAAITARYGQARDAAAVRVGYRVPPASGTETLPMVDERPVEEVTVGPARLESIEELRI; encoded by the coding sequence ATGAGCCGTTCTCCCCGAGCGCTGGCGCTCGTCTCCGGGGGTCTCGACAGCACGCTGGCGATGGCACTCGTCAAGGAGCAGGGCGTGGAGATCGAGGCGCTGAACTTCTCCACCGGGTTCTGCTTCACGGATCACCACCGCGCCATGGACAGCCCGGATCACTCGCTTCGCAACGAGGCTCTCCGCGCCGGTGCGGATCTCGGGATTCCGGTGACCCTGATCGACATCTCCAGGGAGTACTTCGACGAGGTGCTCCTCCATCCGAAGCACGGATACGGCGCGAACATGAATCCGTGTCTCGACTGCCGGTCCTACATGCTCGCCAAGGCGGCCGACTACATGAAGAAGACCGGGGCGGACTTCGTCTTCACGGGAGAAGTGCTGGGCCAGCGGCCGAAGTCCCAGTACCGGCAGGCGCTCATGATCGCGGCAAAGGAGTCGGGGCTCGGCGATCGACTGGTGCGCCCGCTGTCCGCAAAGCTCCTTCCGCCGACGCTTCCGGAAGCGGAAGGCTGGCTGGATCGCGAAAAACTCCTGGGCATATCGGGCCGAAGCCGGAAGGTGCAGATGGCTGAAGTGCAGCGCCTCGGGCTGAATCCGGAGGACATTCCACAACCTGCCGGAGGGTGTTGCTTCCTGACGGATGAGGCCTATTCGCGCAAGCTCCGGGACTGGCTGGACCATCAGGAGAGCCCGGGAGCGGACGCGGAGGCGTTCGTGCTGCTGAAGGTGGGGCGGCATCTGCGTCTTCCCGACGAGGTGAAGGTGGTGATCGGCCGGGACGAATCGGAGAACGCGTTTCTGGCGAACCATCGCCGCGGGCGCTGGGAGTTCTTCGCGCTGGATGCGCCGGGCGCTACGGTGCTGGCGGAGGCTCCGCGTGATCTTCGGTGGGAGGAGATCGAACGCGTGGCGGCCATTACCGCACGGTACGGGCAGGCGCGGGATGCCGCCGCCGTCCGCGTCGGATACCGGGTGCCGCCCGCGTCGGGAACGGAGACGCTCCCGATGGTGGACGAGCGGCCGGTGGAGGAAGTCACGGTCGGGCCCGCCCGGTTGGAGAGCATTGAGGAGTTGCGCATATGA
- a CDS encoding sulfatase-like hydrolase/transferase: protein MRRAAAVLAAGVLAGCGQSTAPGDLAGWNVLLLTIDTLRPDHLGFAGYEGAETPVLDGLAERGVVFERAVAPAPVTLPSHATILTGRYPPAHGALDNAVYTLAEGVPTLAHLLRARDYDTAAVIGAFVLHRQYGLADGFDLYDDHFRRPRDRGQSHRERPASEVSGIALDWLRNRPNPNRPFFLWAHYYDPHLPHQPPESFRARFRGRLYDAEIAFTDHSIGMLLDGLRDSGELARTLVVVVADHGEAFGDGGEATHGLLLRGATLDIPFVLAAPGALPEGRRVEGTVTSADLTPTVLDLVGAPVPSGLDGRSLLAEIGGSTSGGRPVYSETRLPLDQYGWSMLSGFRDDRWAWVRAPRPELYDLDADPGETTNLAGTLPDVEARLDELVEAVLAGEPARETRRRPSADELEKLHALGYVLSSDAPEATGADPKDMLEVWNGIVEIRERARGGLQESDIVREATRLLAMDPGNEELRLMRGQALVGAGRAEEGLEELAALHAENPGPGRIGAFRSRALSDAGRFAQAAELLRELAEAEPLVEDHPYHLGLTLREMGRAAEAREAFEAAHRLNPDAVHVLANLSVELSRVPGEEARAATLAERAVALAPGDDRARENLARVLGNTGRTAEAMAEVRALSAKRRLSGVSRKELADLMRELEHPAQPLGNGGQSE, encoded by the coding sequence ATGAGACGCGCCGCGGCGGTGCTGGCAGCAGGCGTTCTTGCGGGGTGCGGGCAGTCGACCGCGCCCGGAGATCTTGCCGGGTGGAATGTCCTGCTTCTGACGATCGACACCCTCCGCCCGGATCACCTGGGGTTTGCGGGGTATGAGGGGGCCGAGACCCCCGTCCTCGACGGCCTTGCGGAGCGCGGGGTGGTTTTCGAGCGAGCGGTCGCTCCCGCTCCGGTGACGCTGCCGTCCCACGCCACCATCCTCACGGGGAGGTACCCGCCCGCGCACGGCGCGCTGGACAACGCCGTATACACCCTGGCCGAGGGGGTGCCGACCCTCGCGCATCTTCTGCGCGCGCGGGATTACGACACGGCCGCGGTCATCGGCGCGTTCGTGCTGCATCGGCAGTACGGCCTTGCGGACGGGTTCGACCTGTACGACGACCACTTCCGGCGGCCTCGCGATCGCGGGCAGTCCCATCGGGAGCGACCGGCTTCGGAGGTGTCGGGGATTGCGCTCGACTGGCTGCGCAACCGGCCGAATCCGAATCGGCCCTTCTTCCTGTGGGCGCACTACTACGACCCCCACCTGCCGCACCAGCCGCCGGAGTCCTTCCGGGCGCGCTTCCGGGGGCGGCTCTACGACGCGGAGATCGCGTTCACGGACCATTCCATCGGCATGCTGCTCGATGGACTTCGTGACTCCGGGGAACTCGCGCGGACGCTGGTCGTGGTGGTCGCCGACCATGGCGAGGCTTTCGGTGACGGCGGCGAAGCCACGCACGGCCTCCTTCTTCGCGGGGCGACGCTCGACATTCCGTTCGTCCTGGCCGCGCCCGGCGCGCTTCCGGAGGGGCGACGCGTCGAGGGAACGGTCACCTCCGCCGACCTCACCCCGACGGTCCTGGATCTGGTGGGCGCTCCCGTCCCTTCCGGACTGGACGGGCGCTCCCTTCTGGCGGAGATCGGCGGATCCACTTCCGGTGGCCGCCCTGTCTACTCCGAGACGCGTCTTCCGCTGGACCAGTACGGCTGGTCCATGCTCTCCGGCTTCCGCGACGACCGGTGGGCGTGGGTGCGCGCACCGCGCCCGGAGCTGTACGACCTGGACGCGGACCCCGGCGAGACGACCAATCTGGCGGGGACGCTTCCGGATGTCGAAGCCAGGCTCGACGAACTGGTGGAGGCCGTGCTTGCCGGGGAACCCGCCCGGGAGACGCGAAGGCGCCCCTCCGCCGACGAACTGGAGAAGCTCCACGCGCTGGGGTATGTCCTTTCCAGCGACGCCCCCGAGGCCACCGGCGCCGACCCCAAGGACATGCTCGAGGTCTGGAACGGGATCGTCGAAATCCGGGAGCGCGCGCGGGGGGGACTCCAGGAGAGCGACATCGTCCGGGAGGCGACGCGTCTACTGGCGATGGATCCGGGGAATGAAGAGCTGCGGCTCATGCGGGGGCAGGCGCTGGTCGGGGCGGGGCGTGCGGAGGAGGGGCTGGAGGAGCTGGCCGCGCTTCACGCGGAAAACCCGGGACCGGGGCGGATCGGAGCCTTCCGCTCGCGTGCCCTCTCCGACGCGGGGCGTTTCGCCCAGGCCGCGGAGCTGCTGCGGGAGCTGGCGGAGGCGGAGCCGCTGGTCGAGGACCACCCGTACCATCTGGGGCTGACGCTGCGGGAGATGGGGCGTGCGGCGGAGGCGCGGGAGGCGTTTGAAGCCGCCCACCGGCTCAATCCCGACGCGGTGCATGTGCTGGCGAATCTGTCGGTCGAGTTGTCCAGGGTGCCGGGGGAGGAGGCACGCGCCGCCACACTTGCGGAGCGCGCCGTGGCGCTTGCGCCGGGCGACGACCGGGCGCGCGAGAACCTCGCTCGCGTTCTGGGAAACACCGGCCGCACGGCGGAAGCCATGGCCGAGGTGCGGGCGCTCTCCGCGAAGCGCCGCCTCTCGGGGGTGAGCCGAAAGGAACTGGCGGACCTCATGCGGGAACTTGAGCATCCTGCGCAACCCCTTGGAAACGGGGGGCAATCGGAGTAG
- a CDS encoding CehA/McbA family metallohydrolase, with translation MTISTRRIRAGFLLPGAALLLLSFAPPEDGRIFTVREVQETSSPVGDSPRAGETVRLRGVVTAVSPHGRFYYVSDPDGGAWSGLKIEAYSLDRVPGEQVVVDGTVTEWWGETRLLQEAVRSLGVAELPDPAPVTVADLLLDGETWEGVLVRLGGATVTDETSRYGEYTVSDTSGDGAIIDDEFFTSYIADIGDTFDSITGVMAFGWSNFCLEPRSDADLTGWVSVRDFDAVLTVEARDESGDSLPARVVLTPDSALPELDLGPEDRAEGSGNTAYIPPGGGDIRLPSGIYDVMVSRGPEYSVYEERVAVSPGGSTTVLATLKHEVDVPGWVSGDFHLHCAPSSDTPLPVPGRVLSLAAEGVEWAIATDHNVVTDYTPVIEGLGLTQWMTSSIGDEITTRSPSFGHFNAWPLDAGRVSPPYEGVTPEELFAGARTPLRDEIVQVNHPSIPDWGNQYFDIYGVNSHTGEPENPGWSWDFDAIEVMNGGFIEQGMSNFRIWMRWLNSGRRITATGNSDSHHIAYSNPGYPRNFVASSSFGPGDSSEEELVAAVLAGRVFVSYGPVLDFRIDGEGLGETVVPDSSGQVEITCRVRCASWLRVGQGTIYRNAVPVRTFPLAADAPGVQDITYTWHDRPEADSWYLVLVEGEAGLDPVEPSEWFRPLAFTNPIRVDADRDGQFTPPGNEAPDTDIGALDPVDADGVPVRAGQWVSIEGCATTLSGFIPSVPGRFYLDDGTGGIQVREVPGTPTLIERGDIIRATGIVGHAVGETFLLDADIQVVSVGGVCPPPIDLATGSAASPGEALEGRVVRITGADVTSGSWPVGGAEGLVQVNDGTGNAPLYIPAGVVVPPEAMGMTDLTFAALVTQHDFSPPYTSGYRLTLRNGTDLLSGGTSVSELPARTAFGQARPNPFRGIVEIPFVLGKDLTAPADLSVVDVQGRRVRDLGAIPRDQPTGRIQWDGRDRQGQTVAAGVYFLRLRAGGVRLDQKIVKIR, from the coding sequence ATGACCATCTCCACACGCCGAATTCGTGCCGGTTTCCTGCTGCCGGGCGCCGCCCTCCTTCTGCTCTCATTCGCTCCTCCGGAGGATGGCCGCATCTTCACGGTTCGCGAAGTCCAGGAGACCTCCTCTCCGGTGGGTGACTCCCCGCGTGCCGGAGAGACGGTTCGCCTGCGCGGCGTGGTCACGGCGGTCTCTCCGCACGGCCGGTTCTACTATGTTTCCGATCCGGATGGCGGGGCGTGGAGCGGTCTGAAGATTGAGGCCTACTCTCTCGACCGCGTTCCCGGAGAGCAGGTGGTGGTGGACGGCACCGTGACGGAATGGTGGGGAGAAACCCGCCTCCTGCAGGAAGCCGTTCGATCACTGGGAGTCGCCGAACTCCCCGATCCGGCCCCGGTCACCGTGGCGGATCTGCTCCTGGACGGGGAGACCTGGGAAGGCGTCCTCGTGCGGCTGGGCGGCGCGACCGTCACGGACGAAACCAGCCGCTACGGCGAGTACACCGTCTCCGACACCTCGGGCGACGGGGCGATCATCGACGACGAGTTCTTCACTTCCTACATTGCGGACATCGGGGACACCTTCGACTCGATCACCGGGGTCATGGCGTTCGGGTGGTCCAACTTCTGTCTGGAGCCCCGCAGCGACGCGGACCTCACCGGGTGGGTGTCGGTCCGGGATTTCGATGCGGTGCTCACCGTGGAAGCCCGGGACGAGAGTGGGGATTCGCTCCCCGCCCGCGTCGTTCTCACACCGGACAGTGCCTTGCCGGAGCTGGATCTCGGCCCGGAGGACCGCGCGGAGGGTTCGGGGAATACCGCCTACATTCCGCCCGGTGGCGGAGACATCCGGCTCCCTTCCGGAATCTACGATGTCATGGTGTCCCGTGGCCCGGAGTACTCGGTATATGAGGAGCGGGTGGCCGTCTCCCCGGGCGGATCGACGACGGTTCTGGCGACGCTGAAACACGAGGTGGATGTTCCCGGATGGGTGTCGGGAGACTTCCACCTGCACTGCGCTCCCAGCAGCGACACCCCGCTTCCCGTGCCCGGACGCGTGTTGAGCCTCGCGGCCGAAGGCGTCGAGTGGGCCATCGCGACAGACCACAATGTCGTGACGGATTACACGCCGGTGATCGAGGGGCTGGGTCTCACGCAATGGATGACCTCTTCCATCGGGGACGAGATCACCACCCGATCCCCGTCTTTCGGCCATTTCAATGCCTGGCCGCTGGACGCGGGGCGCGTCTCTCCTCCGTACGAGGGCGTGACACCCGAGGAACTCTTCGCGGGCGCGCGCACTCCGTTGAGAGACGAAATCGTGCAGGTGAATCACCCCAGCATTCCCGACTGGGGCAACCAGTACTTCGACATATACGGCGTCAACTCCCATACCGGGGAGCCGGAGAACCCCGGGTGGTCGTGGGACTTCGATGCCATCGAAGTCATGAACGGCGGGTTCATCGAACAGGGCATGAGCAACTTCCGAATCTGGATGCGCTGGCTGAACTCAGGCCGTCGGATTACCGCGACCGGCAACTCGGACTCCCATCACATCGCCTACTCCAATCCTGGGTACCCGAGGAACTTCGTGGCCAGTTCGTCGTTTGGCCCGGGGGACTCCTCCGAAGAGGAACTGGTCGCGGCCGTGCTGGCCGGGAGAGTCTTCGTGAGTTACGGCCCCGTGTTGGACTTCCGGATTGACGGTGAAGGGCTTGGCGAGACGGTGGTTCCCGATTCCAGCGGCCAGGTGGAGATCACCTGCCGGGTGCGCTGCGCCTCCTGGCTCCGCGTGGGGCAGGGCACGATCTACCGCAACGCGGTTCCCGTCCGCACCTTCCCGCTGGCTGCGGATGCCCCGGGCGTTCAGGATATCACCTACACTTGGCACGATCGGCCCGAGGCGGACAGCTGGTATCTGGTCCTGGTCGAAGGGGAAGCGGGGCTGGATCCGGTCGAGCCGAGCGAGTGGTTCCGGCCGCTGGCATTCACGAATCCCATCCGCGTGGATGCGGACCGTGACGGCCAGTTCACGCCCCCTGGGAATGAAGCGCCGGACACGGACATCGGTGCGTTGGATCCGGTGGACGCGGACGGGGTTCCGGTGCGGGCAGGGCAGTGGGTTTCCATCGAAGGATGCGCCACCACCTTGTCCGGGTTCATTCCGTCCGTTCCGGGTCGGTTCTACCTGGACGACGGCACGGGTGGCATCCAGGTGCGCGAAGTGCCGGGCACCCCGACGCTCATCGAGCGGGGAGACATCATCCGGGCGACCGGGATCGTGGGGCACGCGGTGGGGGAGACCTTCCTTCTGGACGCGGACATTCAGGTGGTGAGCGTCGGAGGGGTCTGTCCGCCGCCCATCGATCTGGCCACCGGTTCGGCGGCTTCGCCGGGTGAAGCGCTGGAGGGCCGAGTCGTGAGGATCACCGGAGCGGATGTGACCTCGGGCAGCTGGCCGGTCGGGGGGGCGGAAGGCCTGGTACAGGTGAATGACGGCACCGGAAACGCGCCGCTCTACATTCCAGCGGGTGTGGTGGTGCCTCCGGAGGCGATGGGCATGACAGATCTCACCTTTGCCGCTCTGGTGACTCAGCACGACTTCTCCCCGCCGTACACATCGGGCTACCGACTCACGCTGCGCAACGGCACGGACCTTCTTTCCGGCGGCACCTCCGTCTCCGAACTTCCCGCGCGGACCGCCTTCGGACAGGCGCGTCCCAACCCCTTTCGCGGCATCGTCGAGATTCCCTTCGTGCTCGGGAAGGACCTGACCGCGCCGGCGGATCTGTCCGTCGTGGATGTACAGGGGCGTCGCGTGCGGGACCTGGGCGCCATCCCCCGGGATCAGCCGACGGGCCGGATTCAATGGGACGGGCGGGACCGTCAGGGGCAGACGGTGGCTGCGGGCGTGTACTTTCTCCGGCTTCGGGCAGGTGGGGTAAGGCTGGATCAGAAGATTGTCAAGATACGCTAA